In a genomic window of Burkholderiales bacterium:
- a CDS encoding hypothetical protein (possible pseudo, internal stop codon) gives MKPKKRLMFVPAYGLAVILAGCATVQTLRTDLGLGGNPELNAAPLTERLPAAGPPSLRPGDVYLFRFGTGVQQSETVTEVRGDQVTWRLPTGATWTTVSGTMFNTAEWSDTAAYGSGRQAFTGNYGSLFPLRVGNVVRYTARGESSREPGGWTVHWTCTVPSEERITVAAGTFDTYRVMCYRAGQLRTYFYAPSIDLYVLRITTGKDPGRKELVSYRRAAG, from the coding sequence GTGAAACCGAAGAAACGCCTGATGTTCGTTCCCGCGTACGGGCTAGCGGTCATCCTGGCCGGGTGCGCCACCGTACAAACCCTGCGCACCGATCTCGGCCTGGGAGGAAATCCCGAGCTCAACGCGGCGCCCCTGACGGAGCGTCTGCCGGCGGCGGGGCCGCCGTCGCTGCGTCCGGGGGACGTCTACCTCTTCCGCTTCGGGACCGGCGTCCAGCAGAGCGAGACCGTCACGGAGGTGCGGGGCGATCAGGTGACCTGGCGCCTGCCCACCGGCGCCACCTGGACCACGGTGAGCGGGACCATGTTCAACACCGCGGAGTGGAGCGACACCGCCGCTTACGGCTCGGGCCGTCAGGCCTTCACGGGGAACTACGGGAGCCTCTTCCCTTTGCGGGTGGGCAACGTGGTGCGCTACACGGCCAGGGGGGAAAGCTCCCGGGAGCCCGGGGGCTGGACCGTGCACTGGACCTGCACCGTGCCTTCCGAAGAGCGCATCACCGTGGCGGCGGGCACGTTCGATACCTACCGGGTAATGTGCTACCGCGCGGGGCAGTTGCGCACCTACTTCTACGCCCCCAGCATCGACCTGTACGTGTTGCGCATCACCACGGGCAAGGATCCGGGGCGCAAGGAGCTGGTGTCCTACCGGCGGGCGGCGGGCTGA
- a CDS encoding mercuric reductase has protein sequence MSTHFDAIVVGAGQAGPSLAVRLAQAGYKTAIIERGHLGGTCVNTGCTPTKTLVASARVAYLARRAADFGVQAGPIGVDMKAVKARKDAVVGQSRQGLARWLGETKGLTVIRGHARFVAERTLEVNGERLASERVFLDVGGRPAAPPIEGLDQVPYLTSSSMMEVDFLPEHLVIVGGSYIGLEFAQVYRRFGAEVTVIEMAPRIVPREDPDVSDAIRAVLEREGVTIHTGAECVAVEKRGAAVQLGVRCEGEGPRITGSHLLVAAGRRPNTDDLGLERAGVRTDAQGYIEVDDCLQTSAPGVWALGDVNRRGAFTHTAYNDYEIVAANVLDGGRRRVSDRVPAYALFVDPPLGRVGATEAEVRASKRRALMATMPMKRVARARERSETDGFMKVLVDAESKRILGAAIFGIEGDEVIHVFIQAMNAGIPYTTLQRAMGIHPTVAELLPTLLERLSPLDA, from the coding sequence ATGTCCACCCATTTCGACGCCATCGTGGTCGGGGCCGGCCAGGCGGGCCCGTCCCTCGCCGTGCGCCTCGCCCAGGCGGGATACAAAACCGCCATCATCGAACGGGGCCACCTGGGCGGCACCTGCGTCAATACGGGCTGCACGCCCACCAAGACGCTGGTGGCGAGCGCCCGGGTCGCCTACCTCGCCCGGCGGGCCGCCGATTTCGGGGTACAGGCCGGCCCCATCGGCGTGGACATGAAGGCGGTAAAAGCGCGCAAGGACGCGGTCGTGGGGCAGTCGCGCCAGGGGCTCGCCAGGTGGCTGGGGGAAACGAAAGGGCTCACCGTGATCCGGGGTCACGCGCGCTTCGTCGCCGAGCGCACCCTCGAAGTGAACGGCGAGCGCCTGGCCTCGGAGCGCGTCTTCCTCGACGTGGGAGGCCGCCCCGCCGCGCCGCCGATCGAAGGTCTCGACCAGGTCCCCTATCTCACCAGCTCGTCGATGATGGAGGTGGACTTCCTGCCCGAGCACCTGGTAATCGTGGGCGGAAGCTACATCGGCCTGGAGTTCGCCCAAGTGTACCGGCGCTTCGGCGCCGAAGTGACGGTGATCGAGATGGCGCCGCGGATCGTGCCGCGGGAAGATCCCGATGTCTCGGACGCGATCCGCGCCGTGCTGGAGCGGGAGGGTGTCACGATCCACACCGGGGCGGAATGCGTCGCGGTCGAGAAGCGCGGGGCCGCCGTCCAGCTCGGCGTGCGCTGCGAAGGGGAGGGCCCCCGGATCACGGGTTCCCACCTGTTGGTGGCCGCCGGGCGGCGTCCTAACACGGACGATCTCGGGCTGGAGCGGGCCGGCGTTCGCACCGACGCCCAGGGCTACATCGAGGTGGACGACTGCCTGCAAACCTCCGCCCCGGGCGTCTGGGCCCTGGGCGACGTGAACCGCCGGGGCGCCTTCACCCACACCGCCTACAACGATTACGAGATCGTGGCCGCCAACGTGCTCGACGGCGGGCGGCGCCGGGTGAGCGACCGAGTGCCGGCCTACGCCTTGTTCGTGGACCCGCCCCTCGGGCGCGTGGGCGCCACCGAGGCGGAGGTACGCGCCTCGAAACGCCGGGCGCTCATGGCCACCATGCCCATGAAGCGGGTCGCCCGGGCCCGGGAACGGAGCGAGACCGACGGATTCATGAAGGTGCTGGTGGACGCGGAGTCGAAGCGGATCCTGGGCGCCGCCATCTTCGGCATCGAGGGCGACGAGGTCATCCACGTATTCATCCAGGCGATGAACGCAGGCATCCCCTACACGACGCTTCAGCGGGCAATGGGCATCCATCCGACGGTGGCGGAACTGCTACCCACCCTGCTGGAGCGGCTCTCCCCGCTTGATGCATGA
- a CDS encoding aminoacyl-tRNA deacylase, whose amino-acid sequence MAIATTVEKYLKEQHVPYDVLPHMRTGSSIRSATAAHVSPHRVAKAVLLEDEQGYVMAVLPADRHVHLGTLRRELGRRLGLATEQEIANLFRDCDVGAIPPLGEAYGLTVVVDDELMGESDIYFEAGDHEELIHVRREDFMRLLPHARYARFSTAAF is encoded by the coding sequence ATGGCTATCGCCACGACCGTAGAGAAGTACTTGAAAGAGCAGCATGTTCCCTACGACGTGCTGCCTCACATGCGGACCGGGTCCAGCATCCGCTCCGCCACCGCCGCCCACGTATCCCCCCACCGGGTCGCCAAGGCGGTCCTGCTGGAGGACGAGCAAGGCTACGTGATGGCGGTGCTGCCCGCCGACCGGCACGTGCACCTGGGAACTCTGCGGCGGGAGCTGGGCCGCCGGCTCGGGCTCGCCACGGAGCAGGAGATCGCGAACCTGTTCCGCGATTGCGACGTGGGCGCCATCCCGCCCCTGGGCGAAGCCTACGGCCTCACCGTGGTGGTGGACGACGAGCTGATGGGCGAATCGGACATCTATTTCGAAGCGGGCGACCACGAGGAGCTGATCCACGTGCGGCGGGAGGACTTCATGCGGCTCCTGCCCCACGCCCGCTACGCCCGTTTCTCCACGGCGGCCTTCTAG
- a CDS encoding protease: MAGKKILMIVGDFSEDYEVMVPFQALKMVGHEVHAACPNKKSGETIVTAIHDFEGQQTYSEKRGHNFALNATWSEVKPESYEALLLAGGRAPEYLRLDPSVIKAVQHFAQAGKPIAAICHGIQILTAADVVKGRKLTAYPAVKPEVVSAGGTWVDTRIDGACVDGTLVTAPAWPAHPAWLAEFLKVLGTRIEHGELKAAA; encoded by the coding sequence ATGGCAGGAAAAAAGATCCTCATGATCGTGGGCGACTTCAGCGAGGATTACGAGGTGATGGTGCCGTTCCAGGCCCTCAAGATGGTGGGCCATGAGGTCCACGCGGCCTGCCCCAACAAGAAGTCCGGAGAGACCATCGTCACCGCGATCCACGACTTCGAAGGCCAGCAGACCTACAGCGAGAAGCGGGGCCACAATTTCGCGCTGAACGCCACTTGGAGCGAAGTGAAGCCGGAAAGCTACGAGGCCCTGCTGCTCGCGGGGGGACGGGCGCCGGAGTACCTGCGGCTGGACCCGAGCGTGATCAAGGCGGTGCAGCATTTCGCCCAGGCGGGCAAGCCCATCGCTGCCATCTGCCACGGCATCCAAATCCTGACCGCCGCCGATGTGGTGAAGGGTAGAAAGCTCACCGCCTACCCGGCGGTGAAGCCGGAGGTGGTGAGCGCCGGCGGCACTTGGGTCGATACCAGGATCGACGGCGCCTGCGTGGACGGGACCCTGGTAACCGCGCCGGCATGGCCAGCTCATCCGGCCTGGCTCGCCGAGTTCTTGAAAGTACTAGGCACCCGCATCGAGCACGGCGAGCTGAAAGCGGCGGCGTAG
- a CDS encoding UPF0278 protein — translation MERFVLDTSVFTNPESYAQFSPEPGEALRLFLALARRTGAEFYMPVSVYEELRHLRAVDAIAPQFELAVRIRSPRKHELQIPANVLYEFIDEVRHRIDRGLRIAEEYTRRGREALTAEDAGLMIARLRERYREALRRGIIDSREDADCLLLAYELDARLVSADEGLRTWADKVGVKLVLPQNLRGILDALIEGESPA, via the coding sequence ATGGAACGCTTTGTCCTTGACACCAGCGTTTTTACCAACCCGGAAAGCTACGCCCAGTTCTCGCCGGAACCGGGGGAGGCGCTCCGGTTGTTCCTGGCCCTCGCGCGCCGGACTGGCGCCGAGTTCTACATGCCGGTGTCGGTGTACGAAGAGTTGCGTCACCTGCGCGCCGTCGACGCGATCGCGCCCCAGTTCGAACTGGCGGTGCGCATCCGTAGTCCGCGCAAGCACGAGCTGCAGATTCCGGCCAACGTGCTCTACGAGTTCATCGACGAGGTGCGGCACCGCATCGACCGGGGTCTGCGCATCGCCGAGGAGTACACGCGGCGCGGTCGCGAGGCGCTGACCGCCGAGGACGCGGGTCTCATGATCGCGCGGCTGCGGGAGCGTTACCGGGAGGCGCTGCGCCGGGGGATCATCGACAGCCGGGAGGACGCGGACTGCCTGCTTCTCGCCTACGAGCTGGATGCCAGGCTGGTCTCGGCGGACGAGGGCCTGAGGACCTGGGCCGACAAGGTGGGTGTCAAGTTGGTGCTGCCCCAAAACCTGCGGGGCATTCTGGACGCCTTAATCGAAGGCGAGTCTCCCGCCTAG
- a CDS encoding RNA ligase — protein MSNPEIQRALDEGKAVEVSTGELSYLRVYDDLKGIPRGTVMFDGNIVVYGYPHIGRVVALGPGLGQQFQAPFWIEEKIDGYNVRIVRVRDRVVALTRGGFVCPFTTDRLPDLMSLAVFEDHPELVVCAEVAGPENPYNEASPPFVGEDVRLFVFDLMRVGSPGFVPYGEKQTLIEHYGLPAVERFGRYTAGDLEAIGAILVRLSEEGREGVVFKEDSPRDHRAKYTTAAACIQDLRLGARVLLDLPPEYFVNRLLQLAVFVEEHGLEQAKRLGEAVGASLLDGLQEAIRLQRSEQKVLRRYRCRLRSPDVAERLIEHLARESGRQVQVLARELRREGVYWVLEFDRIYPITSGTLNNLLGGRLAFD, from the coding sequence ATGTCCAATCCCGAGATCCAAAGAGCCCTCGATGAAGGCAAAGCCGTCGAGGTGAGCACCGGAGAACTCAGCTACCTTCGGGTCTACGACGACCTGAAAGGGATACCGCGCGGGACCGTGATGTTCGACGGGAACATCGTGGTGTATGGCTATCCCCATATCGGCCGGGTCGTGGCCCTGGGCCCCGGTTTGGGACAGCAGTTCCAGGCGCCCTTCTGGATCGAGGAAAAAATCGACGGCTACAACGTGCGGATCGTGCGCGTGCGGGATCGCGTCGTCGCCCTGACCCGAGGTGGCTTCGTGTGCCCGTTCACCACCGATCGCCTGCCGGACCTCATGAGCCTCGCCGTGTTCGAGGATCACCCCGAGCTGGTGGTGTGCGCCGAAGTGGCCGGCCCGGAAAACCCATATAACGAAGCGAGCCCGCCGTTCGTCGGCGAGGACGTGCGCCTGTTCGTGTTCGACCTGATGCGGGTCGGCTCGCCCGGTTTCGTCCCCTACGGGGAAAAGCAGACCCTTATCGAGCACTATGGGCTACCGGCGGTAGAACGCTTCGGGCGCTACACCGCTGGCGACCTGGAGGCAATCGGCGCGATCCTGGTGCGCCTGAGCGAAGAAGGGCGCGAAGGCGTGGTGTTCAAGGAGGATTCCCCCCGAGATCACCGGGCCAAGTACACCACCGCCGCCGCCTGTATCCAGGACCTGCGCCTTGGCGCCCGGGTGCTGCTCGATCTGCCGCCTGAGTATTTCGTGAACCGCCTGTTGCAACTCGCCGTATTCGTTGAAGAACACGGGCTCGAGCAGGCGAAGCGCCTGGGCGAAGCCGTCGGCGCGTCGCTGCTCGACGGGCTTCAAGAAGCCATCCGCCTGCAGCGGAGCGAGCAGAAGGTGCTGCGCCGCTACCGCTGCCGCCTGCGCAGCCCCGACGTCGCCGAACGGCTGATCGAACACCTGGCTCGCGAGTCGGGCCGCCAGGTCCAGGTGCTCGCGCGGGAACTGCGCCGGGAAGGAGTCTACTGGGTGTTGGAGTTCGACCGGATCTACCCGATCACTAGCGGCACGCTCAACAACCTGCTAGGCGGGAGACTCGCCTTCGATTAA
- a CDS encoding membrane protein, with protein MTEIDARTGTLAPSDSLVRLTHVIYALHAFSAVTGLVGAAFVVTAFLTGWPSIIAVIINYVKRPDVRGSYLESHFRWQIRTFWFALLWVLVALLLWATLLGIPLALAILLITGLWVLYRIIRGWLRLVDRKPMPL; from the coding sequence ATGACCGAGATCGACGCCCGCACGGGCACCCTGGCGCCCAGCGACAGCCTGGTGCGCCTGACCCACGTGATCTACGCCCTGCACGCCTTCAGCGCCGTGACCGGGCTCGTGGGCGCCGCCTTCGTCGTCACCGCATTTCTCACCGGCTGGCCCTCCATCATCGCGGTGATCATCAATTACGTGAAGCGGCCCGACGTGCGGGGGTCCTACCTGGAATCCCACTTCCGCTGGCAGATTCGCACCTTTTGGTTTGCCCTGCTCTGGGTGCTGGTGGCGCTGTTGCTCTGGGCGACCCTGCTGGGCATCCCCCTGGCCCTGGCCATCCTGCTGATCACGGGGCTGTGGGTGCTCTACCGCATCATCCGCGGCTGGCTGCGGCTCGTGGACCGCAAGCCCATGCCTTTGTGA
- a CDS encoding LysR family transcriptional regulator → MPALPTLRQLGYLVELADRLNFREAAEAQHVTQSTLSAGLKELENVLGVQLVERDKRHVRLTAVGEEVVARARALLAAAQDLADIARRAGEPLGGPLRLGVIPTIAPFLLPRLLPPLRKAYPSLKLYLREDLTERLLEQVQAGRLDFALIALPYDTGDMLVRELFVDEFWFVAREDDPLVRAEAVAVKNIDPDAVLLLEEGHCLRNHAIEACGARGARSGSRVEATSLHTLIQMVEGGLGVTLLPEMTLKAGLLKGTRLTARPFAAQVPSRTVALAARRTTPRRRDFELLADFIAAQARASARAGIPAHRRRQAKPS, encoded by the coding sequence ATGCCTGCCCTCCCCACCCTGCGCCAGTTGGGCTACCTGGTGGAGCTCGCCGACCGGCTCAATTTCCGCGAAGCGGCGGAGGCCCAGCACGTCACCCAGTCCACCCTGTCCGCCGGCCTTAAGGAACTGGAGAACGTCCTGGGAGTGCAATTGGTGGAGCGGGACAAGCGCCACGTGCGGCTCACTGCCGTGGGCGAGGAGGTGGTGGCCCGGGCCCGGGCGCTGCTCGCCGCCGCCCAGGACCTGGCGGACATCGCCCGCCGGGCGGGGGAGCCCTTGGGCGGTCCCCTGCGGCTCGGGGTCATCCCCACCATCGCCCCGTTTCTCCTGCCCAGGCTGCTGCCGCCCCTGCGCAAGGCCTACCCGTCCCTCAAGCTTTACCTGCGGGAGGACCTCACCGAGCGGCTGCTGGAGCAGGTGCAGGCGGGAAGGCTGGATTTCGCCCTGATCGCCCTGCCCTACGACACCGGGGACATGCTGGTGCGGGAACTCTTCGTGGACGAGTTCTGGTTCGTCGCCCGGGAGGACGATCCCCTCGTCCGGGCGGAGGCAGTGGCGGTGAAAAACATCGATCCCGATGCCGTGCTGCTGCTGGAGGAAGGCCACTGCCTGCGGAACCACGCCATCGAAGCCTGCGGCGCCCGCGGCGCCCGCTCGGGCTCCCGGGTGGAAGCCACCAGCCTGCATACCCTCATCCAGATGGTGGAAGGCGGGCTCGGCGTCACCCTGCTTCCCGAGATGACCCTCAAGGCGGGCCTGCTCAAGGGCACGCGGCTTACCGCCCGGCCCTTCGCCGCCCAGGTGCCCTCCCGCACGGTGGCGCTGGCGGCCCGCCGCACCACCCCGCGGCGCCGGGACTTCGAGCTGCTGGCCGACTTCATCGCCGCACAGGCGCGCGCGAGCGCCCGCGCTGGCATTCCCGCCCACCGGCGCAGGCAGGCGAAGCCAAGCTGA
- a CDS encoding alkyl hydroperoxide reductase has product MLTIGDRIPPFDVQAVVSIEDDKAFARVTDQSDEGKWKVIFFWPKDFTFVCPTEIAAFGKLAGEFADRDAVIYGVSIDSEYVHLAWRKSHPDLKDLPFPMLADVKRELSQAFGVLDKREGVALRATFIVDPQGVIRFASAHDLNVGRNVDEVLRTLDALQTDELCPCNWKKGDPVLKVA; this is encoded by the coding sequence ATGCTGACGATTGGCGACCGCATTCCCCCGTTCGACGTTCAGGCCGTCGTGTCCATCGAGGATGACAAGGCCTTCGCCCGCGTGACCGACCAGTCGGACGAGGGCAAGTGGAAAGTTATCTTCTTCTGGCCCAAGGACTTCACCTTCGTATGTCCCACCGAGATCGCCGCCTTCGGCAAGCTCGCGGGCGAATTCGCGGATCGGGACGCGGTGATCTACGGCGTATCCATCGACAGCGAATACGTGCATCTCGCGTGGCGCAAGTCCCACCCGGATCTCAAGGACCTGCCGTTCCCCATGCTGGCGGACGTGAAGCGGGAGCTGTCCCAGGCGTTCGGCGTTCTGGACAAGCGGGAAGGCGTGGCGCTGCGGGCCACCTTCATCGTCGACCCGCAAGGCGTGATCCGCTTCGCTTCGGCCCACGACCTGAACGTGGGCCGTAACGTGGACGAAGTGCTGCGCACCCTGGATGCCCTCCAGACCGACGAGTTGTGCCCGTGCAACTGGAAGAAGGGCGACCCGGTGCTCAAGGTCGCATGA
- the ahpD gene encoding alkyl hydroperoxide reductase AhpD — MTIQTLKDRLPDYAKDLKLNLGTLAAETALTEAQKAGAFIATALASREPQVIEAVAAEFAPRLTARELAAAKAAAALMGMNNVYYRFLHLVENPEYGSLPAKLRMNAIATHGIARETFELWCLAVSAVNGCGACLAAHEKVVREAGLTPEQVQAAVRIGAVVHAVAVVLEGEAALSKRALAQAA, encoded by the coding sequence ATGACGATTCAGACCCTGAAAGACCGGCTGCCGGATTACGCCAAGGACCTGAAGCTGAACCTGGGCACGCTGGCCGCCGAGACGGCGCTCACCGAGGCCCAGAAGGCCGGCGCCTTCATCGCCACCGCCCTCGCCTCACGGGAGCCTCAGGTGATCGAGGCCGTGGCCGCCGAGTTCGCCCCGAGGCTCACCGCTCGGGAGCTCGCCGCGGCCAAGGCCGCCGCTGCCCTCATGGGCATGAACAACGTGTATTACCGGTTCCTGCACCTGGTGGAAAACCCGGAATACGGGAGCCTTCCAGCCAAGCTGCGCATGAACGCCATCGCCACCCACGGGATCGCCCGGGAAACCTTCGAGCTCTGGTGCCTGGCGGTCTCCGCGGTGAACGGCTGCGGCGCCTGCCTCGCCGCCCACGAAAAGGTGGTGCGGGAGGCGGGGCTCACGCCCGAGCAGGTGCAGGCCGCGGTGCGCATCGGCGCCGTGGTGCACGCCGTGGCGGTGGTGTTGGAGGGAGAGGCGGCCCTGTCCAAGAGGGCGTTGGCCCAGGCCGCTTGA
- a CDS encoding transporter has translation MTAAILAVFVFVYLGMILGGLPFLQLDRTGIALLGAIALMALEAVSLEEAWAAVHVPTLILLFAFMVISAQLRLGGFYTFVTRRLTALPLSPPALLALLIVTVAVLSAVFSNDIVCLAVAPVLIDACRERRLDSVPYLLALACSANIGSAATLIGNPQNMLIGERLELSFAGYLRDAALPVGAGLAITWAVIALATRGRWGQAAPPARSGERREEGHPTFNPWQAIKGLSVAAFLFAAFLLTPWPRELLALGGAGLLLMSRRLHSRHMLGLVDWQLLVLFIGLFVVNHALEKTGLPAELVAELAREGIDLRSPMPLFFTTFVLSNLVSNVPAVMLLLPLASHPMAGTLLALASTLAGNLLIVGSIANIIVVEAAARHGIVIDWRRHAKVGVPVTLLSLVCAGATLAWWGGG, from the coding sequence GTGACCGCCGCCATCCTCGCCGTCTTCGTCTTTGTGTACCTGGGCATGATCCTGGGCGGGCTGCCCTTCTTGCAGCTCGATCGCACCGGGATCGCCCTGCTCGGGGCGATCGCCCTGATGGCCCTGGAGGCGGTGAGCCTCGAGGAGGCGTGGGCGGCGGTGCACGTGCCTACCCTGATCCTGCTCTTCGCCTTCATGGTCATTTCCGCCCAGCTCCGGCTCGGCGGCTTCTACACCTTCGTCACCCGGCGCTTGACCGCGCTGCCCCTTTCGCCGCCGGCGCTGCTTGCCCTGCTGATCGTGACGGTGGCGGTGCTTTCTGCCGTGTTCAGCAACGACATTGTCTGCCTGGCGGTGGCGCCGGTGCTGATCGATGCCTGCCGCGAGCGGCGCCTGGATTCCGTCCCTTACCTGCTGGCGCTGGCCTGCAGCGCCAACATCGGCTCGGCCGCCACCCTGATCGGCAATCCCCAGAACATGTTGATCGGCGAGCGGCTGGAGCTGTCCTTCGCCGGCTACCTGCGGGATGCGGCCCTGCCGGTCGGCGCGGGGCTCGCCATCACCTGGGCCGTCATCGCCCTCGCCACCCGGGGGCGGTGGGGGCAGGCGGCGCCCCCGGCGCGCTCCGGCGAGCGGCGGGAAGAGGGGCACCCGACCTTCAACCCCTGGCAGGCGATCAAGGGGCTCTCGGTGGCGGCCTTCCTGTTCGCCGCGTTTCTCCTCACCCCGTGGCCGCGGGAGCTACTCGCCCTGGGCGGCGCAGGGCTGCTCCTCATGAGCCGCAGGCTCCACTCTCGCCACATGCTGGGGCTGGTGGATTGGCAATTGCTGGTGCTGTTCATCGGCCTCTTCGTGGTGAACCACGCCCTGGAAAAGACCGGCCTGCCGGCCGAGCTGGTGGCGGAGCTGGCCCGGGAGGGAATCGACCTGCGATCCCCCATGCCCCTTTTCTTCACCACCTTCGTGCTCAGCAATCTCGTTTCCAACGTGCCCGCGGTGATGCTGCTGCTGCCGCTAGCCTCCCATCCCATGGCCGGGACGCTCCTGGCCCTGGCCAGCACCCTGGCGGGCAACCTGCTGATCGTGGGCAGCATAGCCAACATCATCGTGGTGGAGGCCGCCGCCCGCCACGGCATCGTGATCGACTGGCGGCGCCACGCGAAGGTGGGGGTGCCCGTGACCCTGCTTTCCCTGGTCTGCGCGGGTGCCACCCTGGCGTGGTGGGGCGGGGGATAG
- a CDS encoding peptidase A8 — protein MRLLLCVLGLALAGAVEARCVKPLYLTFDTGNMRHAELIAQTLDKHGVRVTFFLANEKTFRGDYALDPSWADYWRAREAEGHAFGSHTWRHWYFRRDVGEGQVAYVSGDGAHKEALDREGVCREISRVDQVFRAMTGRGLDPLWRAPGGRTTPRTLEYAKACGFRHVGWSPAGFLGDELPSDRYSNQALLDKALAGVRAGDVLMMHLGIWSRREPFAPMLDPLLAGLKARGFCFETLD, from the coding sequence GTGCGGCTTTTGCTGTGCGTCCTGGGCCTCGCCTTGGCGGGCGCGGTGGAGGCCCGGTGCGTAAAGCCCCTCTATCTCACCTTTGACACCGGCAATATGCGCCACGCGGAGCTGATCGCTCAAACCCTTGACAAGCACGGCGTGCGCGTCACCTTCTTCCTGGCCAACGAAAAGACGTTTCGCGGCGATTACGCGCTGGATCCTTCCTGGGCGGACTACTGGCGGGCCCGGGAGGCCGAGGGCCATGCCTTTGGCAGCCATACCTGGCGCCACTGGTATTTCCGCCGGGACGTGGGCGAAGGGCAAGTCGCTTACGTAAGCGGAGACGGAGCGCATAAGGAAGCCCTCGACAGGGAGGGAGTGTGCAGGGAGATTTCCCGGGTGGACCAGGTCTTCAGGGCCATGACGGGCCGGGGGCTCGATCCCTTGTGGCGGGCGCCGGGGGGGCGCACCACTCCCAGGACGTTGGAATATGCGAAAGCCTGTGGTTTCCGGCACGTGGGCTGGAGTCCAGCGGGCTTCCTGGGGGACGAACTGCCTTCCGACCGCTATTCCAATCAGGCGTTGCTCGACAAGGCTCTCGCCGGGGTGCGGGCGGGCGATGTCCTCATGATGCACCTCGGCATATGGTCCCGACGCGAGCCCTTCGCCCCCATGCTCGATCCCCTGCTGGCAGGGTTGAAAGCGCGCGGGTTCTGCTTCGAGACGCTGGATTAG
- a CDS encoding glyoxalase codes for MTILGLNHFTVLTDDLEATRRFYAEVLGLTEGERPPFGFPGAWFYCDGRPVLHVIAGRGLPAQRSGVIDHMAFTATDLKQWKAKLERYGIPFDLRLQPGTGVWQMFFLDPNGAKVELDFGEESGQAPAGVL; via the coding sequence ATGACGATCCTGGGGCTTAATCACTTCACCGTCCTCACCGATGACCTGGAGGCCACCCGCCGGTTCTATGCCGAGGTGCTAGGCTTGACCGAAGGCGAGCGGCCCCCTTTCGGCTTTCCCGGCGCTTGGTTCTATTGCGACGGCCGGCCGGTGCTCCACGTGATCGCCGGCCGCGGGCTGCCCGCGCAGCGCTCGGGGGTCATCGATCACATGGCCTTCACGGCGACGGACCTGAAGCAATGGAAGGCGAAGCTGGAACGCTACGGCATCCCTTTTGACCTGCGCCTGCAGCCGGGGACCGGTGTGTGGCAGATGTTTTTTCTCGACCCCAACGGCGCCAAGGTGGAGCTGGACTTCGGCGAGGAGTCCGGGCAAGCCCCGGCGGGAGTTCTTTGA